The DNA segment TGAATAAGTCTGAAGAGAAAGGATCAATCAAAGAGAAATAATATTAGCAAACTGTGTTTCTGAATCCAAACAATCTAAACAATTGCTCAGTTAAGAGAATAAAACTAACGTATGAAAGTTTACAAGTACTCAGTTATGACTATAAGATAGAAACTCAGAGAGACCTCATGAGTATACATCAGCAACTCAGAATGAAGCTAAACCCACaacaaaacttaaaacgatACATTTGAAGTAACTCAGGAAACCCAAGTAAGCAAGCACATTACCATAAACATCATAAACAAAACGAGATTCATCACAAAACTCACAACAGAGAATCATGAAACGAgattcatcatcaccatcatcacaCAACCAAAACTCAAAGTTATAGAAACATAAGACCAAAGCTAAAACTCGAGAATCTTACCTGAAATTGCGAGAAGAAGAAGTCACACGCCAGAGAAGATGAATCCAGAAGAAGAGATCGCAAAATTTATCTCAAAATTGTAAGATGTTACGACGGCAACGTTGAAAGGGATTTCcctttttcaataaaaaaaaaaagaaaaaaaaatatgtattggGCTAACCCAATGTTTAACTGGGCTGAACCAAATTGTCCATGGGCAAACTGGGTTTTTAGCCCAACTGGACCAAGAAGTATTAGGGCTTAACCATAACCCGCCCAAAACAGTTTGGGCTGGGCTACACCCATGGGCACCCAACCAGTTGACAGCCCTAGTTTGAACCTTTCCAAGTACGCTGGCCTTACTCCCTGAGGAGCTAAAAGAGAATCTGATTGATGAAGAGGAAGCAAGAGACAAGTTTCAGAAACTACATAATTCATTGCATGCTCTCTCAACAGATAACGCAATCAAGTTGCTCTATGAAGTAAAGGAAGGGGAGTTGGAGAAAAGGGGCGTGGCTCTGTCTTGGGGACCTTAATTTGTTTCTGAGCTAACTTCTTTTTTGTAACACCTCCTAAGATTGAACTTGAAGTGAGCTGCAAGGATTTGCGGAAAAGTTAAGGATGCTTGTGATTTGCTTTCTTCTGTTGTTCGTCCAGTCTTACTTGTAGTTGAACCTCGTCATTGACAATATACTGTCAGTTCATTGTACATTATATCTTGTTGGGTTCTGTCAAGTTGATCCATATCTGGATTTTCATGTCATTTTCTATTTTGAAAGAAATGTACTAGGAAGAGGTGTTGTTTTCACACGTTGGACAAATGTTTTGTTGCTTCTTCTCTTACATGGGTTACAAAGATCTTTTGTTACACTCAGGAATTGACCTTTATGTGGGTTTTGTGACAAAACTTTTGTCAGAAGTAAGATCAGTGATAAGGTTGAGGAGGCTTCTCTAGTGTAGATTCTCACCCACATAGGTACATTATACAGTGTGGTAAtggataataaagaataaagatATCTCAAACAgtatgcattttttttttgtctcttacAATGTtatatcaatcaatcaatctgGGTTTCTTGtgtatacataaaaaaaaaacagaatttgGTAAAAGTTTAATACTTTCAAGGATAAGTTTATATAATGTCAGTTTTGTACAGGATCAATTCATATCTATAATAACTGTCAGATTTCTATATTATCTTTGTTGGGGGTTTGTGAAGTTGATTCAAATCTGGATTTCTCATGtcattttttctattaaaagcAATCTTAGTGGGAAGAGATGTTATTTTCACACGTTTTTGTAACAAGAAGACAATGTTTTGTTGCTTCTCTTACATTGGGTTACAACGATCTATTGTTAACACACATTGCTTACTCTTCAACAACCTCTATGTACAGTTTATAAAACCAGCCTTGCTTATAAAAACAAGTCTAAAAGAAGTGGGAGGAAACCTGTATAGCCTTGCTCCGTAGCCCAGatctattatttatttacttatgaGATCTCGACATTGGTTCCAAGTGGTTCGTTTACCTTCACAAAAATCTCAACGTAGATGCAAATTTTTGAGTCTCTTCTCTAGACGTCTTTCTATCTCGTGTCATCCAAGAAGTTCGAGGTGAGATTCATGGTTGCTGACTATGTCAAAAGCTTTTGCCACAGTAACTACTCACAAGGGATCATCGCCGCCGCCACTACTGTAATATGTTTGGGTTTGAACAGCCTTTGTAGCAGCAACTCTAGCAGCATTAGCTGCTCGGTTTGCGACCATCACTGCTCTGTTTACTCTCTCTTCCACTTTCACAACTTCACGTGCTTTCTCTGCTGCTTTCCTTGCTTGCTGTAAAcagaagagagaaaagagatAAGGGTTAAAACTCATAAGCGTGATCCATTTACTGGATACATTGTGAAAATACAAATTTCTTCAAGATAAAGATTAATAGGCTCTACCTGGACAGTGTCTAGAACCTTGGAGTGACTGATGGAAAACGATGAATCGGGACGGGTTGTCTGCTCGGTAGGACAGCTGAGAACACCGTTTTCCCAATGCCCAGCCTGTGTCTCACCGTTCCTGAATGTGTACATACCAAGCCCTTGCCTTCTCCCTTCATGCCACGCTCCTTCATACCGATGTCCGTTTCCAAATAGATACACTCCAAAACCATGCATCCTGTCTGCAAAGTACTCTCCAGCATATGTATCGCCATTTCTGCAATAGGGACATACATGGCTTTCAAGTCAGATGGGTAATCACTAAAGAAGGGAAGATGATGCAATTGCTTTACGATCAACGCTCAAGTCAGCAACAAAAAAGGTGAGGGACGCCTAACAATCCATCATCAAGAACTCATGATAGAACGTCCCCACTAGCAACATAGACATGGACCTACTACAGCCTAACCGTAACGACAAAGTCGAGACAGAACCAAAACTTTTCAGAAACCATAGTTATTTACCAAAACCATTAGACATCAATAACATGTGGCCTTAAAGTTCATCCTTATACCCAAAAGCTCAACCATTTCTACAAACTTAAATGACTCTATAGTGTTCGAGCCAATAAGACAAGACAATGCACATAGCTAACAAACAAACCAACTTAAAAACTGATGATTATCTCACCTGAAATGGTAGTGACCAAGACCATGTTTAACACCCCATTTGAACTCTCCAACAAATCTGCTACCATCCTCAGAGGTATACACACCACATCCATGGCTCTGTCCATTAGACCACTCACCAGCATACACATCCCCCGTATAAAACCTATAGATTCCAGTTCCATGTCTCATCCCTTGCCTGTATTGACCTCTGTACCTACTTCCTTTAGCCCACGTCTCAACTCCAAAGCCATCATACTTCCCATCAACCCAATCTCCTTCGTACTTACCCTTCATCGAATAGTAATAAACTCCACTCCCTGAACACTTCCCCCTAAGAAACTCTCCCTCGTACACATCCCCAGAGCTGTACTTCTGAACCCAAGAGCCGGAGTTAGTCTTCTTCTCCGTAACAGGCTTTGACCCGATTGACCAAACAACCTGTTTCGTCCTCTCttgagaggaggaagaggaagaggaggaggatctTGTGGGGCTGAGGGAGAGCAAGCGAGCGATGAAGAGACGAATCGAGGGTAAGTGAGGGAGAGCGAACTTGAGAGAGATCGAGAGGATGAACGAGAAAGCGATGATGGAGAAGACGAAGAGGAGGACGACTCGGACACTGATTAACAGGAAGAAGATGTAGAGAGGAGGAACGGAGAGAAGAAGCAGGAAACGGAGGTGGAAACATATCAAACGAACTCGGATGACTTGACGGAGCAGCTTCTGATTCGACGGAAGAGACGATGAGAGAAACGACAAAAGACCCAAGCTTCCACGGTcgcttcctcctcctccgcggCGGAAATCGTTAAACGGATGAGAGGATTGAGCCGCCGCCGCTGCAGGCCTCTTTTGCGGAGGCGATGAATCTGGGATTTCGACGGTGAGATGGCTCTGGGCTTGCGATTGGTTATAAGGGTTTGCTCCAATGGCGCTTCGGTACGTGGGTTTCTCTGGGGTTAGCGTTTCGGGTACTTGAAGGGGGCGATGATGCTTAATCTTTGGTTTCGGATCCAAATCGGAGGAAGGTGGATAACTGGCGGCTTCTTTTCCGATGAACCGCCGTTCTGCTACAGTTGAATTCTTTAGATGCATTTACATACAGAGTCTGGAAGGAAGAAGGGTGGAATCGAGATTAGGGTTCTtaagaaattagggtttctgtGATCAGAAAGACGcgaaatgatgatgatgatgatgatgatgatgatgaagaggagGGGATCTCTGTTTTGAAGCTAAGGTAAAGAGAGGGTTGGTTAAATAAGTCCCTCGCGTTTCGGTTTATTTACATCTTTGCCATTCGTCCCCACTTGAtaattaagttttgttttttatgtGATTTGTTAAATCCTTCACCTCACTAATCATAGAGTATTATTCTGATAAGATACCAGATGACTCCCCTTTTTTTAGTGTGATAAATTAAATGCTTAGAGATTCAATGCTCAAACATTTATGCCGTGCATAAAAGTTTAGGATTCAGGTTGGTGAATTAATTCTCTCCTATTTAAGACTATTTTAGGTCATTAATATGTCAATAACTTGTAAAAGTGGCAAGAGAATTTATCTAGATGCTTTTGTTGAATTGTGACTAATACAAGGAATTTGACTTGTGCAGTCTGCTTCTACGTGGC comes from the Brassica rapa cultivar Chiifu-401-42 chromosome A01, CAAS_Brap_v3.01, whole genome shotgun sequence genome and includes:
- the MORN gene encoding uncharacterized protein MORN — its product is MHLKNSTVAERRFIGKEAASYPPSSDLDPKPKIKHHRPLQVPETLTPEKPTYRSAIGANPYNQSQAQSHLTVEIPDSSPPQKRPAAAAAQSSHPFNDFRRGGGGSDRGSLGLLSFLSSSLPSNQKLLRQVIRVRLICFHLRFLLLLSVPPLYIFFLLISVRVVLLFVFSIIAFSFILSISLKFALPHLPSIRLFIARLLSLSPTRSSSSSSSSSQERTKQVVWSIGSKPVTEKKTNSGSWVQKYSSGDVYEGEFLRGKCSGSGVYYYSMKGKYEGDWVDGKYDGFGVETWAKGSRYRGQYRQGMRHGTGIYRFYTGDVYAGEWSNGQSHGCGVYTSEDGSRFVGEFKWGVKHGLGHYHFRNGDTYAGEYFADRMHGFGVYLFGNGHRYEGAWHEGRRQGLGMYTFRNGETQAGHWENGVLSCPTEQTTRPDSSFSISHSKVLDTVQQARKAAEKAREVVKVEERVNRAVMVANRAANAARVAATKAVQTQTYYSSGGGDDPL